A portion of the Luxibacter massiliensis genome contains these proteins:
- a CDS encoding zinc-dependent alcohol dehydrogenase → MLKTRKVIFSEPGKVQLYTEDFDDSNIPAGHVLLKNHYSLISTGTELACLDGLEDWFTMPAVPGYVCVGEIVKKAEDITDYQVGDIIYNYGGHQEYNIMPVTGCFCKVPSAISEKYAPLIRMATIALAAVRAADIQLGDYVAVTGQGTIGIMAAQLAHLQGAVSIGIDRHDSRLSIAEECQVDYTVNPKSTNTALKIQELTEGRMLNTLIEAIGNTQVIMDSMEYMAKNGEIVLLGTPRTQYVHNCADAFFKVFHSDYNLRFKGAHEWKDPYEPDSFVKHSIIRNTKVVMDYMAQDRIIYKPLLTHVVRPEECRDIYHALGNDKETYLGVVFDWTK, encoded by the coding sequence ATGTTAAAAACGAGAAAAGTAATCTTTTCTGAGCCCGGCAAGGTACAGCTGTACACAGAGGATTTTGATGATTCCAATATCCCAGCCGGACATGTACTGCTCAAAAACCACTATAGTCTGATCAGCACAGGAACCGAGCTGGCCTGCCTGGACGGACTGGAGGATTGGTTCACCATGCCCGCTGTGCCGGGATATGTCTGCGTCGGTGAAATTGTTAAAAAAGCAGAGGATATTACAGATTATCAGGTCGGCGATATTATATACAATTATGGAGGGCATCAGGAATATAACATCATGCCTGTTACCGGCTGTTTTTGCAAGGTACCCTCTGCAATCAGCGAAAAATATGCGCCCCTCATCCGTATGGCGACTATTGCACTAGCCGCAGTGCGTGCCGCGGATATCCAGTTAGGCGATTATGTAGCTGTGACAGGACAGGGAACCATTGGTATTATGGCCGCCCAGCTGGCCCATCTCCAGGGGGCAGTCTCCATTGGCATTGACCGCCATGATTCACGCCTCTCTATAGCTGAAGAATGCCAAGTAGATTATACTGTCAACCCCAAAAGCACAAATACCGCCTTAAAAATCCAAGAACTCACAGAGGGCAGGATGCTGAACACACTGATTGAAGCCATCGGCAATACACAAGTTATCATGGACAGTATGGAATATATGGCTAAAAACGGAGAAATCGTCCTGCTTGGCACCCCACGCACTCAGTATGTACACAACTGTGCCGATGCTTTCTTTAAAGTATTCCACTCTGACTATAATCTCCGTTTCAAAGGCGCCCACGAGTGGAAAGACCCCTATGAACCAGACAGCTTTGTAAAGCATTCCATTATACGCAACACAAAAGTAGTTATGGATTACATGGCGCAAGACCGGATCATCTACAAGCCTCTCCTTACCCACGTGGTTCGTCCTGAGGAATGCAGAGATATTTACCACGCACTTGGGAATGACAAAGAAACATATCTGGGCGTTGTGTTCGATTGGACGAAATAA